GTCTACGAAGTCTTGCTTATCTGGTACTTCTTTAAGACTGCGCGCCCAAGACTACAAGCCGCTGTAATAGTGGATGGTGAATGGTTACCGCTTGTATTATTGCTAAAAATGCTCATCCTTAGGTGACTTTGCTTATTTTTTAGGGTGCTTTAGAAGTTGCAGGTTCGGGGAACTGCCGACATTTATTTATTTTCGGTTATATATAGGAGTACTGTAACATATTGTATATCTTAAGAGAGGACACAGCCATATTGAAACGGACGAAACTGGAAGATTATTTGGCGATTTTGCAAATTCTATTAATCAATAAGCGGCCACTTGAACTCTTAGAAATCCAGAATGCCACTCGTATAGACTCCACCGAATTGGAAGAACAGTTAGTGTTTTTGCAAGAACAAAACGCCCTCAAAAAAGAGTTTTCAGGCTCAGCGCAAGCCTTTTTCCTTCTGCCCTTAGGCGTTAAGCTTGTGCGATACTTCAACTCGAAGCTACTCTACGAGCAGTAGTTACATCTGCTTTTTTGACGAACCTCCAATAATGATTGGTTAAACGAAAAACTTACTCCTATTGTTTCCCTTTCCTTTGAAGGTCAATAAATTGGGCTCCGCTCCAAAAACTTGTCTAGTCGCCTGCAGCGTGCTTAAGCAGGAACTCCAACAACTCATCAAAGAAGGCAAACTCAACGCCGACTTAGTGTTGGTCAGTAAAAACTTCCACATAGACTACGCCCTGCTGGAAAGTAACCTCCGCAAAATGCTTCAACACACCAAACAGCGCTATGGTAAAATCGTGTTGGTCTACGGTGACCTCTGTTTGGGGCCGGATGGAGAAATGAAGAAACTCGCCGACGAGTTTAGCGTTGTAAAAGTGGATGCGCTCAACTGTATTGATTGTCAATTGGGGGGCGGTGGCAAATCAGCGGAGGCGGACCCTGAGCATAATTTGATGTTTATGGGTCCGGGGATGATAGAGTTTTTTGCAGTTATGAAGGCGAATTTGAAGCAGCAGGGCATGGATGAGGCGGCGTTTTCAGCGATGTATAGCGGCATCAAAGGCATGGTTTTGCTTGATACCTGTGGTGATGCGGAGCGGCACCGAAAAGAGTTGGAGCGGTTAGGCATCGGATTAGAGGTTCTTGAGGTAAGAAAAGTCGGGTTAGACAACGTTTGCAAGGTTGTTTTAGACGCCATTAGCCGCGCATAAGCCCTCGAAGGCGGCGTTGAACTGTTATTGTAGCTGTGTTCTGCTTGTTTGAGTGTTATGGCGTCTACCGTAAGTATTAAAGAATGATACAGACATTATGCTAGCTGTACCGCTTTGGAGTTGGCATTTGATGACTGAAACCCTTACGTCCGCACCTATGAAGCGTGTTGAAGATTGGAAAGCCCGACTAATTGATTTATCAAAAAGAAATAATCTGCTCCATTTCAAGAAAGGCAAACGAGGCAGCCTCACCATAACCCAACCTGACGCTCAAAAAATCTTTGAGAACCTCGTTATAAAAAAGGCGCATATGGATTTTTGGTCTCCACCCCAAGAAACCCAACCCGCCAAACAGGCAAAAACCAAAACAAAAAGTGCTAAAGCGGAGGCTCAAGCAAAAGCCACAAAACTGCCAGTCCAAACCGTCACGCTCCCTGAGGAACCTAAACGCCCCAGCGCCAACCAACTCGTCTGCGGTAAACTATCCGCCGAAGAACTGGAACGGAGCCTCAAAGGGCTAGAGCGCCGCTCCCTTCAGGATTACCGTGAACGCGGTGTACGTATCCTGTATGCAGCATTTGGTACCCTTAATTGGGTGGATGCGGAAACCAAAGAAAAAGTCCAATCCCCGTTGGTTTTGGTGCCGCTGGAGTTGACAAGGGAAACGTTCCGTCAACCCTACAATATAGCGTTGCCCCCTGTCGAGGACGAAGTTGTTCTTAACCCCGCGTTGGCGGCTAAGCTCAAAAACGACTACAAAATTGACTTGCCGCCTCTACCCGATGAATGGGAAGAACAGAAACTCTCCGACTACTATACAATGGTTTCGCAGGCTGTCGCGCAGGAAAAAACATGGACAATCGAGTCTACAGTGGATTTAGGGTTGTTCTCATTCCAGAAACTAGTCATCTACAAAGACCTCGAATCCAACGCGCAACTAGTTACCCAGCATCCATTTATCCGTGCCATTGCGGGAATCAAAGAAGACAGCTTAATCCAAACGGGATTACCCGACGAGAAAGACGTGGATAAAATCGAGCCGCCAGCCAAAACCTATCAGGTTCTTGACGCTGACAGCAGCCAACGCGTCAGCATCGAATACGCCCTTCATGGACAAAGCTTCGTTATGAAAGGACCGCCTGGCACTGGAAAGAGCCAAACCATCGCCAACATCATTGCCGAATGCATTGCCAACGGCAAAAGCGTACTTTTTGTGAGCGACAAAATGGCGGCGCTTGAAGTTGTGTATAAGCGGCTAAGCGAAGTGGGGCTGGCGCATTTCTGTCTACAAATGCACAGCAGCAAAGCTAACAAACAAGAAGTCGTCGCTGAACTCAAACGGAGCCTCGACGAAACCCTCGTGCCGCGCAAGTTGCCCTCCGAGCATGAGTTTGAACGCCTCACCATGTATCGTGAAGAGCTTAACGGTTACGTGACAGCGATTCATGAAAAACGCCCCTACCTACAGCGTAGCGTCTATGACGTTTTAAGCATCATATCCAGCCTAGAAAGGGTGCCTTTTGTGCCTGTGGGCTTAGCGGATGTGGGGACGCTGACACCACAGAAGATGCTGGAGCTTGAGCAGTTGGTCTCGCAGCTCAGCAAAGTCTGGCAGGTAGTGGAGGAAACCGATTTTCCCTGGGTAGGTTACCTCGCTGACAGATACAACCTTGAAGTCCGAAGCGAACTCCTCACAACCCTCGAGGCTATTGATGATACTCTTCGCTCGCTTGAGGCGGAGGCTGAAGATTTTTCCTCGAAACTGGGGGTTTTTCCGCCTGAAACATTTTCGCGCATACAGTGGCTATTAGATGTGAGCAAATATCTTTCCGAGAGCTCCAAACCTGAAGCCTACTGGTTAACTAACCCTGCCCTTGACGGGCTCCTTGCTGAGGCTAAAGCTTACCTTGAAACCAGCCACTGGATAAAACAAACCCGTCTAGACCTAAACGAACGGTACCACCCACGCCTTTTTGAGTTGCCACTCAACCGCTCCGCCGAACTATCACTGGCATTAGCGGCTTTAAACAATCAGTTACCCGCGGTTAACGTGTCTGAGAGCGATTTTCTGTCTAAACGTGAAAAAATCTACTCTTTCCTGAAATCTTCATCGCTGACGGCACATAAATGGCGAGACACCGCCCAAGCTCTAGCCTCCACGTTGGGACTCGACGGCGCCAACCTAACCATTAAACAACTCAAACAACTCGCCCGCATTGCGTACCTATGTTTCGCGGCTGATAAGCCTGAGCCGCAGTGGTTTGACGCAAAGTACCTTGAGCAAGTCCAAGAAACCGTAACCAAGGCTAGACAAATCTACCAAGAACATCACCTGCTAAAAAGCCGCTTAGATGAAACTTACAGCGACGGCATATACAAACTGCCGCTTGACGAATTCATAGCCAACTACAGCGGCCCTTACCAAGGCGGAATCAAATTATTCAACAGCAAATACCGAAACGACCAAAAAACCCTCGCCGCACTCACCAATGACGGCAAAGTCCCCAAAGACGTCCTCAAAGACCTCATTGATGCCCGCAAGGTTAACTGGCTGCAGGGAAAGATTGAGGCATCCGCCGAAACCGTGCAAACCTTGATGGGACATTATTATCATAAATCCCGCACAGACTTCTCTGGCGCCGAAAAAGCTCTCTCTTTAACGGATGAAATTCGCAAACTAAATTGGGCAACCACTATTCCCGAACCGTTGCTTAAACTGCTAACTAGCCCTGCTGCGCCTTCGCCGATGATAAAGAACCTCGGTGAAGAGTTGCAGGCGACATTGACCAAGTGGGAAGCCCAAGCTAAAGAGGTTGAGGCGTTTTTGCCCATTAAACTGCCTAAATTGGATTTGCCCTTTGCCGAATCCTCCTTGATTCTGCTTGAGGAATGGGCATCTGAAACCGAAAAGCTGCTCCTTTACCTCTGCAACCAAACCAAAGGTATCCTTGCAACCGCCAAAAAAGAACCCGCCAGCTTCAAGCAGCTCCTCGACGACCTCCAAAACGCCGAAACCATCCGCAAAAAAGAAGCCCAAATCATCGGCGAAAAAGTCCAACTTCAACAAAAATACGGCAGCCGCTTCCAAGAACTCCAAACCGACTGGCAAAACATCGTGTCGATGCTGGAATGGTGTAAAACCGTGCAAACAGCCTTTGGAGACATTCCGGTACCGCAGGCGTTTGCTGACCTCGCAGCCCAAGGACCAGACGCAGCCCCCTCCACCGCGGAGCTAGTACAGCAACGCGACATGGCGCAGAAAGCGTTGGCGGATTTCCAAACACGCTTTGACTCAGAGTTGCGCTATCAAAATCAACCCCTTGTAGCCCTCGAAATCGCAATTATACGTGAACGTATCC
The DNA window shown above is from Candidatus Bathyarchaeota archaeon and carries:
- a CDS encoding DUF3320 domain-containing protein, producing the protein MTETLTSAPMKRVEDWKARLIDLSKRNNLLHFKKGKRGSLTITQPDAQKIFENLVIKKAHMDFWSPPQETQPAKQAKTKTKSAKAEAQAKATKLPVQTVTLPEEPKRPSANQLVCGKLSAEELERSLKGLERRSLQDYRERGVRILYAAFGTLNWVDAETKEKVQSPLVLVPLELTRETFRQPYNIALPPVEDEVVLNPALAAKLKNDYKIDLPPLPDEWEEQKLSDYYTMVSQAVAQEKTWTIESTVDLGLFSFQKLVIYKDLESNAQLVTQHPFIRAIAGIKEDSLIQTGLPDEKDVDKIEPPAKTYQVLDADSSQRVSIEYALHGQSFVMKGPPGTGKSQTIANIIAECIANGKSVLFVSDKMAALEVVYKRLSEVGLAHFCLQMHSSKANKQEVVAELKRSLDETLVPRKLPSEHEFERLTMYREELNGYVTAIHEKRPYLQRSVYDVLSIISSLERVPFVPVGLADVGTLTPQKMLELEQLVSQLSKVWQVVEETDFPWVGYLADRYNLEVRSELLTTLEAIDDTLRSLEAEAEDFSSKLGVFPPETFSRIQWLLDVSKYLSESSKPEAYWLTNPALDGLLAEAKAYLETSHWIKQTRLDLNERYHPRLFELPLNRSAELSLALAALNNQLPAVNVSESDFLSKREKIYSFLKSSSLTAHKWRDTAQALASTLGLDGANLTIKQLKQLARIAYLCFAADKPEPQWFDAKYLEQVQETVTKARQIYQEHHLLKSRLDETYSDGIYKLPLDEFIANYSGPYQGGIKLFNSKYRNDQKTLAALTNDGKVPKDVLKDLIDARKVNWLQGKIEASAETVQTLMGHYYHKSRTDFSGAEKALSLTDEIRKLNWATTIPEPLLKLLTSPAAPSPMIKNLGEELQATLTKWEAQAKEVEAFLPIKLPKLDLPFAESSLILLEEWASETEKLLLYLCNQTKGILATAKKEPASFKQLLDDLQNAETIRKKEAQIIGEKVQLQQKYGSRFQELQTDWQNIVSMLEWCKTVQTAFGDIPVPQAFADLAAQGPDAAPSTAELVQQRDMAQKALADFQTRFDSELRYQNQPLVALEIAIIRERIQGLRERVDDVQVWIDFKDTKNRFALRGLDGFFGRLVEQKIPAEDLLAVFRKGVYQEWMNNLYDEDQKMGRFRRENHEQLIADFKKLDLDLLHQTSSMVIDAANSRKPQDILIQAADTEASILQKEAAKKRRLMPIRTLMQKIPNLLVKLKPCLLMSPISVSQFLPPDMKFDLVLFDEASQLVPEDAIGAIYRGKTIVVAGDNKQLPPTSFFQKNLLDDVDWDELSDEDVEVFDSILDECLGIGLPVKTLRWHYRSKHEELIAFSNHRFYDDGLITFPAAKAQTDALGVKLAHVPDGIYDRGGNRDNPNEAKKVADLVFEHFKNYPKKTLGVVTFSIAQMNAVEEAVEAKLQENPEFEHFFKEDRLEGFFVKNLENVQGDERDVIFFSVGYGYDAAGQITMNFGPLNKPGGERRLNVAVTRAREKVILITSIKAADIDADVKALGVQTLRTYLDYAEHGPEAANGSKKAVFDSALDEDVSAEIKKLGYNITAQVGCSGYRIDIGVVDPTNPGSYLLGVECDGATYQYSNSARDRDRLREQVLRQLGWRIHRIWSPAWVSRRDSEIRRLKEAIEQAQKQQLDRDAQKPIADASAPQTDVQKNTYAGIEKIGVPYKVYPLKATYNPYIKAARGKASVDTKIKNEFHFPENRENQTKLLSELITNEGPVHFDYAVERLADSWGIKKVTPKMSHAVKEALNNLLREQKVTLKGSFLWSPTQKETPIRVPIPGVPESKRKPQYISPEEVEATMKLIAQYALGISDESLIAETAKVFGVNHGGDEAKTVFAEALKRLVRERKLVCREDGIISAA
- a CDS encoding DUF1638 domain-containing protein, which gives rise to MKVNKLGSAPKTCLVACSVLKQELQQLIKEGKLNADLVLVSKNFHIDYALLESNLRKMLQHTKQRYGKIVLVYGDLCLGPDGEMKKLADEFSVVKVDALNCIDCQLGGGGKSAEADPEHNLMFMGPGMIEFFAVMKANLKQQGMDEAAFSAMYSGIKGMVLLDTCGDAERHRKELERLGIGLEVLEVRKVGLDNVCKVVLDAISRA